TACGAGCGTTTGAGCTATGGAAGAAAAGCGTGTAAGCCTTATCCTTTCTGAGGAAGACACTTATGTAGCTGCTACCTCAGTTGGTGAGTTAAAGGTCGGTGAGCATGGATATAAACCGATGGAACTTCTCCTTGTGTCACTTGCTGGCTGTTCGGGTGTGGATATCTCAAGCATCCTCAGAAAGAAGAGACAGAAAATTAAAAGCATAAGGATAGAAGTTGTAGGAATAAGAAGGGACGAATTCCCGAGAGTTTACGAAAGTATAAAGATCATATACAGTGTTAAGGGTGAAGGTATAAGCAGAAAAGCTGTAGAATCCGCAGTGAAGCTTTCTATAGAGAAGTACTGTAGTGTCTACGCTATGCTCAGCAAGTCCGTCCCTATTGATGTGGAGATTGAGTTATGGGAAGAGAAAGATTATCAAGAAAGTTAGATTTTCTGAGAGAGCGTCAGGAAAAGGCTCTCGTATGTTACCTCATGGCAGGTTATCCAGACCTTGAATCATCCCTTCAAGCTTTCAGATCTGTCTTAAAAAGTGGAGCTGACATTTTGGAAATCGGCTTTCCCTTCTCCGATCCAGTAGCCGACGGTATCACCATACAGCACGCTCACGAGGAGGCTCTAAAAAGGGGGACCAAATTTAAGGATATACTCTATATTAGTTCAACGCTCAGGCAGGAATTTCCGGATATCCCCTTTATACTCATGACTTATTACAATCCTATGTTCAAGATAGGTCTTGAGCGGTTTTGCCACCTTGCGAAAGAGAACGGTATAGATGGTTTTATCGTTCCAGATCTCCCACCTGAGGAATCCGAAGAACTCGGAAGTTACACCCAAAAGTACCAACTTTCACTCATACTTCTCGCATCACCTACAAGCTCGGAAAGGAGACTTAAACTAATATGCAATCACACGGATCTACTCACTTACTTTATTTCCATTACGGGAACAACTGGTGCAAGGGAAGATCTGCCCTTAGAAAGATTGAAAGAGAACATAAGAAGATACAGAGAAAACTGTCAAAAACCGGTTGTGGTTGGCTTTGGCGTATCAAAAGGGGAACATGCAAGAGCAATAGGCGAGTTTTCCGATGGAGTCGTAGTGGGTAGCGCTCTCGTGAAGCTTGCAGGTGAAAGAAATATTGAGGATCTATCCAAGAAGGTCAAGGAGTTAAAATCCTCGTTAAAGTTGTGTCCAAAAGTATAAATAAATAAAACACTTGAATTCACAAGCTTTTTATGAGATCTTGAGAATTATGAAGCTTTCTCTAAAAGTGGATGGGATGACCTGCGTTAACTGTGCGAGATCCATAGAAATAAATTTGAAGAGACTCAAAGGTGTGAAGAAAGTAGAGGTTTCTTTTGAACTGGGTAGGGTGTATGTAGAGTTTGATGAAGATCTCCTCTCACCGGAAAATATAAAAGATGTTATAGAAACTCTTGGCTATAGGGTTTCTTCCGGTGTAGA
The Hydrogenobacter sp. genome window above contains:
- the trpA gene encoding tryptophan synthase subunit alpha is translated as MGRERLSRKLDFLRERQEKALVCYLMAGYPDLESSLQAFRSVLKSGADILEIGFPFSDPVADGITIQHAHEEALKRGTKFKDILYISSTLRQEFPDIPFILMTYYNPMFKIGLERFCHLAKENGIDGFIVPDLPPEESEELGSYTQKYQLSLILLASPTSSERRLKLICNHTDLLTYFISITGTTGAREDLPLERLKENIRRYRENCQKPVVVGFGVSKGEHARAIGEFSDGVVVGSALVKLAGERNIEDLSKKVKELKSSLKLCPKV
- a CDS encoding OsmC family protein is translated as MEEKRVSLILSEEDTYVAATSVGELKVGEHGYKPMELLLVSLAGCSGVDISSILRKKRQKIKSIRIEVVGIRRDEFPRVYESIKIIYSVKGEGISRKAVESAVKLSIEKYCSVYAMLSKSVPIDVEIELWEEKDYQES